The following are from one region of the Lepeophtheirus salmonis chromosome 8, UVic_Lsal_1.4, whole genome shotgun sequence genome:
- the LOC121123116 gene encoding myotrophin, with product MNDDLVWAIKNGDLDKVKEIIEGKGSDVNATIDGRQPCHFAADYGQLDVLRYLISRGGNIEGKDKHGISVLLAAIWEGHTSCVKFLIEKGSSKSGCAPDGTSYLNAAEKDEIKVLLR from the exons ATGAATGACGATCTAGTATGGGCCATCAAGAATGGGGATTTGGATAAAGTGAAGGAAATCATTGAGGGAAAG gGATCGGATGTCAATGCTACCATTGATGGTCGTCAACCATGTCACTTTGCTGCGGATTATGGGCAACTCGATGTTCTTCGATACTTAATTTCCAGAGGAGGGAATATTGAAGGGAAGGACAAACACGGAATATCTGTTTTACTAGCTGCTATTTGGGAAGGACACACCTCTTGTGTCAAATTCTTAAtcgaaaaa gGTTCTTCCAAATCTGGATGTGCACCTGATGGTACGTCCTATCTAAATGCCGCCGAAAAGGACGAAATTAAAGTACTTTTACGTTAA